A portion of the Paenibacillus marchantiae genome contains these proteins:
- a CDS encoding flagellar motor protein MotB: MSRRSKRRGKREPGDHRDRWMITYADLITLLLIFFVIMYAMSHLDSGKYDVVTQSLQNTFNQSNSLLDQGEGIGGTAGQAITKNPPSQIQGEDPGEGKGPSSGSETSKPDDDDQPLTEREEQFRSQEQELQNLFNVITQYIEDNKLENQIFVADKPQGISITLSDRFLFDQGKAALKSDASPTLSKLASLFRDLSTVVSIEGHTDNVPVGANATYKDNWELSGERALSVLRFFLDKEKLDPDGFQYAGYADTRPTGDNTTAAGRQKNRRVEITVLRQLQP; the protein is encoded by the coding sequence ATGAGTCGGCGCAGTAAACGGCGCGGAAAACGTGAACCTGGAGATCATCGAGATCGCTGGATGATTACCTATGCCGATCTCATTACTCTGCTGCTGATCTTTTTTGTGATCATGTATGCCATGAGCCATCTGGATTCTGGTAAATACGATGTGGTTACTCAATCGTTGCAAAATACTTTCAACCAATCCAACTCCCTGCTCGATCAAGGTGAAGGTATTGGTGGTACAGCTGGACAAGCTATTACCAAGAATCCGCCTTCCCAGATTCAGGGCGAAGACCCCGGAGAAGGCAAAGGACCCTCTTCCGGCTCCGAGACAAGTAAGCCAGATGATGACGATCAGCCACTTACGGAGCGTGAAGAGCAATTCAGATCACAGGAGCAGGAGCTGCAAAATCTGTTCAATGTGATTACCCAGTATATCGAGGACAATAAACTGGAAAATCAGATTTTTGTTGCGGACAAGCCGCAAGGCATCTCTATCACACTCAGCGACCGCTTCCTGTTTGATCAGGGAAAAGCCGCACTCAAAAGTGATGCTTCACCCACACTAAGCAAATTGGCAAGCCTGTTCCGTGATCTGAGCACCGTTGTTAGCATTGAAGGGCATACGGATAACGTTCCTGTCGGGGCGAACGCTACCTATAAAGACAATTGGGAGCTTTCCGGTGAACGCGCACTGTCTGTATTACGATTTTTTCTCGATAAAGAAAAGCTTGACCCTGACGGCTTTCAATATGCCGGATACGCGGATACGCGCCCAACTGGGGATAATACTACCGCCGCAGGGCGGCAAAAAAATAGACGGGTGGAAATCACCGTCTTGCGTCAACTCCAGCCTTAA
- a CDS encoding flagellar motor protein, translating to MDIATLIGIIAGIAAVISGFLWEGGQLSGLMQKTAALIVFGGTIAAVVASFPAHRLRTIPAALRMAFGRNNNDTSQWVEELVDMSSIARRSGVLALERKVMDHPHPFLQDGIQMVVDGTDQDVVRQIMEMEIDSVEQKYEGYAKIFESAGGYAPTMGIIGTVMGLIQVLGSLTDPTGLGPAIAVAFTATLYGVASANLIFLPIASKIKSRGADEIQTMEMLLEGVLSIQNGENPQLVRKRLESFTLTHRQITRPVVKEGLDESAQ from the coding sequence ATGGATATTGCGACACTTATCGGCATTATTGCCGGGATTGCCGCAGTCATTAGTGGTTTTTTATGGGAAGGTGGCCAATTATCCGGTCTGATGCAAAAGACGGCTGCTCTAATTGTATTTGGTGGAACGATTGCCGCAGTTGTTGCCAGTTTCCCTGCACATCGGCTGCGTACGATTCCTGCTGCCCTCCGCATGGCCTTTGGGCGTAACAACAATGACACAAGCCAGTGGGTTGAAGAACTTGTAGATATGTCTTCAATCGCTCGCCGCTCAGGCGTGCTTGCACTGGAACGAAAAGTAATGGACCATCCGCATCCATTTTTGCAAGATGGTATTCAGATGGTTGTCGATGGCACAGATCAGGATGTTGTTCGCCAGATCATGGAGATGGAGATTGATTCCGTCGAACAAAAATATGAAGGTTATGCCAAAATTTTTGAATCAGCAGGCGGTTATGCTCCAACGATGGGTATCATTGGTACCGTGATGGGACTTATTCAGGTACTCGGCAGCCTGACCGATCCTACTGGACTCGGCCCAGCGATTGCTGTTGCCTTTACCGCAACCCTCTACGGGGTCGCCAGTGCCAATCTTATCTTTTTACCCATTGCTTCCAAAATTAAATCCCGTGGAGCAGACGAAATTCAGACGATGGAAATGCTGCTCGAAGGCGTATTATCCATCCAGAACGGGGAAAATCCTCAGCTTGTGCGTAAACGGCTGGAGTCCTTCACACTTACTCACCGCCAGATTACACGTCCTGTAGTGAAGGAGGGATTGGATGAGTCGGCGCAGTAA
- a CDS encoding ABC transporter permease encodes MNSLNIAWLMIRRTILRKRGFITFFLLPCLVVTGTIALFGSEEGTRAVIPYVNEDQGAAGRWILDELGRKEEYLLKPMKTVGEVNEAIAQQRGSSGLVIPAHYTDNLLQDKQPEVQLVELRVSESSYTLRAAVEGLAAGLRQSASAVLAATDAASGETPDPTLAQAKFKELLLELGKHQISGEATELKIYPKPGLNNVTGFTIMFMMGLLTSTVAVIMEDRRQRTMARVYTAPVRAYEIALGNFLGSFAIGLIQIVLVLGISRWVLHYDAGIPFVIHLLILAAFMLVSMGIASTVAGLIRESKNATMLNSLIITPTCMIGGCFWPLSIMPDYMQKLANFVPQKWAIQAVETISAGGTLSDIALPLLILFGMAAILLTVGSAILRPSQPGVDA; translated from the coding sequence ATGAATAGCCTCAATATTGCCTGGTTGATGATCCGGCGCACGATATTGCGAAAACGGGGTTTCATCACGTTCTTTCTTCTTCCTTGCCTTGTCGTCACAGGTACAATTGCGCTGTTTGGGAGCGAGGAGGGAACACGTGCCGTCATTCCTTATGTAAACGAGGATCAGGGTGCAGCAGGCAGATGGATCTTGGATGAGCTTGGCCGCAAAGAGGAATATTTGCTCAAACCCATGAAAACCGTTGGGGAAGTTAATGAAGCCATCGCGCAGCAAAGGGGGAGTTCAGGACTCGTCATCCCGGCGCATTACACGGACAATTTACTGCAAGACAAACAACCTGAAGTTCAGCTAGTGGAACTTCGTGTCAGTGAAAGCTCCTATACTTTGAGGGCTGCGGTTGAAGGTTTGGCAGCGGGATTGAGACAATCTGCTTCGGCAGTATTGGCAGCGACAGATGCGGCATCGGGTGAGACTCCTGATCCAACTCTGGCCCAAGCAAAATTTAAAGAATTGTTACTTGAACTAGGCAAACATCAAATTTCGGGTGAAGCAACTGAGCTGAAGATTTATCCAAAACCGGGTTTGAACAACGTGACCGGATTTACGATTATGTTCATGATGGGTCTGCTGACCAGTACAGTTGCTGTTATTATGGAAGACCGCAGGCAGCGGACGATGGCAAGAGTCTACACGGCTCCGGTCCGCGCCTATGAAATCGCACTGGGCAATTTTCTGGGGAGTTTTGCGATCGGATTAATCCAAATTGTTTTGGTACTGGGGATTAGCAGATGGGTGCTTCATTATGATGCGGGGATTCCATTTGTCATCCATCTGCTTATTTTGGCCGCATTTATGCTGGTCTCCATGGGGATTGCGAGTACGGTTGCCGGCTTGATTCGTGAATCCAAAAATGCAACCATGCTGAATTCTCTGATTATCACACCGACGTGTATGATTGGTGGCTGTTTCTGGCCGCTGTCGATCATGCCGGATTACATGCAAAAACTCGCTAATTTTGTTCCGCAGAAATGGGCGATTCAAGCAGTGGAAACGATCTCTGCTGGCGGTACGTTGTCGGACATTGCCCTACCGCTGCTGATTCTGTTTGGCATGGCAGCCATTTTGCTGACGGTCGGTTCTGCGATTCTTCGTCCCAGCCAGCCAGGCGTAGATGCGTAA
- a CDS encoding ABC transporter ATP-binding protein, producing MAMLEVDHVVKRYGSKLSVDHLNLSVGKGEIFGLLGPNGAGKSTTISMIAGLLNMDQGEIRLDGISVKERPLEVKRKIGLVPQDLALYETMTAAENVTFFARLYGLRGKMLKERVQESLEFVGLQDKAKDAPSTFSGGMKRRLNIACAIMHRPDLIIMDEPTVGIDPQSRNHILESVRTLNQMGSTIIYTSHYMEEVAAISHRVAIMDQGHIIACGTEAELRERVASEEKIVLTTLGIGPDVVEELKLHPRVRAVEVSDDTLTVTLPSAQQDLQDMLFICSKHEISIQSLKVEEPDLETLFLNLTGRTLRD from the coding sequence ATGGCTATGCTTGAAGTGGATCATGTCGTGAAAAGATACGGTAGCAAGCTGTCAGTGGATCATTTAAATCTGAGTGTCGGTAAAGGTGAAATTTTTGGATTGCTTGGACCCAATGGAGCAGGGAAAAGTACCACCATTAGCATGATTGCCGGTCTTTTAAATATGGATCAGGGTGAAATTCGGTTGGATGGCATATCGGTCAAGGAACGGCCACTTGAAGTGAAACGCAAAATCGGACTGGTACCACAGGATCTGGCTCTATATGAAACGATGACCGCTGCGGAGAATGTAACTTTTTTTGCCCGACTATATGGACTCCGTGGAAAAATGCTTAAAGAACGAGTGCAGGAATCCCTCGAATTTGTAGGTTTGCAGGACAAAGCGAAGGATGCCCCGTCCACTTTCTCCGGCGGTATGAAACGCAGGCTGAACATTGCGTGTGCCATTATGCATCGGCCGGATTTAATTATTATGGATGAACCAACAGTGGGCATTGACCCGCAATCGCGGAATCATATTTTGGAGTCGGTCCGTACGCTTAACCAGATGGGATCAACCATCATTTATACAAGTCACTACATGGAGGAAGTTGCTGCAATCAGTCACCGGGTAGCGATTATGGATCAGGGGCATATCATCGCCTGTGGCACCGAAGCAGAGCTGAGAGAACGGGTTGCATCTGAGGAAAAAATAGTGCTCACCACTTTGGGCATTGGTCCCGATGTTGTGGAGGAGTTGAAGCTTCACCCCCGTGTGCGGGCGGTAGAAGTATCAGACGATACATTGACCGTTACGCTGCCTTCTGCACAGCAGGATCTACAGGATATGCTCTTCATTTGCAGCAAACATGAAATCTCCATTCAATCGCTCAAGGTCGAAGAGCCTGATCTGGAAACGCTCTTCCTCAATCTGACCGGACGTACGCTTCGGGACTAG
- a CDS encoding S41 family peptidase: MMKKRSALLLVIVALLGGSLLTLVLMSSPGLAQTTPGEGLLASVTGSSQQKNDLKKIETAMDLISSNYYKDVDQTKLIDGAINGMMESLGDPYSNYMGQETAAQFEESIEGSFTGIGAEVSSQDGNVVVVSPIKGSPAEKAGIRAKDMIMSVNGESLQGLELNKAVNKIRGPKGSEAKVQVKRAGSSELIDFVIVRDDIDLETVYAHMEDNGVGVITITQFSLNTGDRFKEELAKLEKQNMKGLIIDVRNDPGGVLQVVIDIAEQFVPKGKVIVQVEDKNGKKEQSKSNGSGKSYPITVLMNKGSASASEILAGALQQSAGATLVGENSFGKGTVQTSYDKQMGDGSLLKITIAKWLTPNGDWIHEKGIKPDIAVNQPDYFSVAPINKEKLPLKYDSNSTDVKSAQTMLRGLDFKPDRVDGYYDQKTEEAVKAFQKQKGIQATGQIDEKTAESLEAALIERIANPQYDAQLKRAIENVSKDISSAVSKP, encoded by the coding sequence ATGATGAAGAAAAGATCGGCCCTGCTGCTTGTCATTGTAGCCCTTCTCGGAGGCAGCCTGCTTACGCTGGTGCTGATGAGCTCTCCTGGCCTGGCACAGACGACACCTGGGGAAGGATTGCTCGCAAGCGTTACTGGCAGTTCGCAGCAGAAGAACGATTTGAAGAAGATTGAAACCGCGATGGATTTGATCTCAAGCAACTACTATAAAGACGTGGATCAAACCAAACTGATTGATGGTGCGATCAACGGCATGATGGAATCCCTTGGTGATCCGTACTCCAACTATATGGGGCAGGAAACAGCAGCCCAGTTCGAGGAGTCGATTGAAGGTTCATTTACCGGAATCGGCGCAGAGGTATCCTCACAGGACGGGAATGTCGTAGTGGTATCACCGATCAAAGGATCACCTGCCGAGAAAGCGGGTATTCGCGCGAAAGACATGATCATGTCCGTGAATGGTGAATCTCTGCAAGGTTTGGAACTGAACAAAGCCGTTAACAAAATCAGAGGTCCAAAAGGCAGTGAAGCGAAGGTACAGGTTAAACGTGCCGGATCTTCCGAACTGATTGACTTTGTCATTGTACGTGATGACATTGATCTGGAGACGGTGTACGCCCACATGGAGGATAACGGTGTTGGTGTTATTACGATCACCCAATTCTCGCTGAACACAGGAGATCGCTTCAAAGAAGAACTGGCGAAGCTGGAGAAGCAGAACATGAAGGGCCTGATCATTGATGTTCGTAATGACCCGGGTGGTGTTTTGCAGGTCGTTATTGATATTGCAGAGCAATTTGTTCCGAAAGGCAAAGTTATTGTTCAAGTCGAAGACAAGAACGGTAAAAAGGAACAAAGCAAATCGAACGGATCAGGTAAATCGTACCCAATTACGGTATTGATGAACAAAGGAAGCGCGAGTGCGTCGGAAATTTTGGCTGGTGCATTGCAACAGTCGGCAGGCGCAACGCTGGTTGGAGAAAACTCCTTTGGTAAAGGAACCGTACAAACGAGTTATGACAAGCAGATGGGTGATGGCAGTCTGCTGAAAATCACCATTGCGAAATGGCTGACTCCGAACGGAGACTGGATTCACGAAAAAGGGATCAAACCGGATATTGCGGTGAACCAGCCGGATTACTTCTCGGTGGCACCAATCAACAAAGAAAAATTACCTTTGAAATACGACAGCAATAGCACGGATGTGAAAAGTGCGCAGACGATGCTGAGAGGACTTGACTTTAAGCCGGATCGTGTAGATGGATACTATGACCAGAAGACAGAAGAAGCGGTCAAAGCATTCCAGAAACAAAAAGGCATTCAGGCAACTGGCCAGATTGATGAGAAAACCGCGGAATCACTGGAAGCGGCTCTGATTGAACGCATTGCCAATCCTCAATATGATGCACAGCTGAAGCGCGCGATCGAAAATGTCTCAAAGGATATTTCGTCCGCAGTGTCGAAGCCATAA
- a CDS encoding PDZ domain-containing protein translates to MEWAWPWLTTLGEALLQLFIQPFYYIAVILITLVYHRQLLQERKLFHVRLQSSITQTIRAVLGGIVIGAMVSIVSLFLGAHLTLSSLICIWAATLFLALFRIRYLCFAYAAGLLGVLQFGLNLASGWQPAGWMGSVTEALRALDMPALLVLAAVLHIGEALMVRMQGVSMASPLLFEGKRGKLVGGYQLQHFWPIPLLILVPVTGGAELPWTALISGGNGYMLVALPIMLGFGEVTQSMLPGKKVQISAKRLLLYGTGLLVLSLLAAWWSPLMFVAALAAFIGHEFLVWYSGFEEQNRSPLFVHPEHGLKVLGVIPDSPAEELGIEAGETLYKVNGVLVHSPEQLHRALRMNPAFCKLEVRNHQGESKFMQRAIYEGEHHQLGVLMAPDNHEAWALRLRPLTLFHIVSLKLFARRRKDQLDVEAPLALPPAPAGEQRSVEM, encoded by the coding sequence ATGGAATGGGCTTGGCCATGGTTGACCACATTAGGAGAAGCATTGTTGCAGTTGTTTATTCAGCCGTTTTATTATATTGCGGTAATCTTGATTACTCTCGTTTATCATCGTCAACTCTTACAGGAACGTAAATTGTTCCACGTTCGTCTGCAAAGCTCGATCACACAGACCATTCGTGCAGTACTTGGAGGTATTGTGATTGGTGCAATGGTCTCAATCGTGTCGTTGTTTCTTGGGGCACATCTTACACTGAGCAGCCTGATCTGTATATGGGCAGCTACGTTATTTCTGGCATTATTCCGTATCCGATACTTATGTTTTGCTTATGCTGCAGGTTTGCTTGGCGTGTTGCAGTTTGGTTTAAATCTGGCTTCGGGCTGGCAGCCGGCAGGATGGATGGGAAGTGTCACTGAAGCATTACGTGCGCTGGATATGCCTGCACTTCTTGTGCTCGCAGCAGTATTACATATCGGTGAAGCACTGATGGTACGTATGCAAGGGGTATCCATGGCATCGCCTTTGCTCTTCGAAGGTAAACGCGGCAAGCTCGTTGGAGGATACCAGTTGCAGCATTTCTGGCCGATTCCGTTACTGATTCTTGTTCCAGTTACGGGCGGGGCCGAATTGCCATGGACCGCTTTGATCAGCGGAGGAAATGGCTACATGTTGGTTGCGTTACCGATTATGCTGGGATTCGGAGAAGTTACGCAAAGTATGCTCCCCGGGAAAAAAGTCCAGATTTCCGCAAAACGATTGCTGCTATATGGGACAGGGCTACTTGTGCTCAGTCTCTTGGCTGCATGGTGGTCTCCACTCATGTTTGTTGCAGCCTTGGCTGCTTTCATTGGGCATGAGTTCCTGGTGTGGTACAGTGGCTTCGAGGAGCAAAACCGCAGCCCGCTGTTTGTACACCCTGAGCACGGCCTGAAGGTGCTGGGTGTCATTCCTGATAGTCCCGCGGAAGAACTGGGGATTGAGGCTGGGGAGACCTTGTACAAGGTGAATGGCGTATTGGTGCATTCGCCGGAGCAATTACATCGTGCTTTGCGTATGAATCCGGCCTTTTGTAAGCTAGAGGTACGCAATCATCAGGGTGAGAGCAAATTCATGCAACGGGCGATCTATGAAGGTGAGCATCATCAGCTTGGCGTGCTCATGGCCCCGGACAATCATGAAGCCTGGGCGCTCCGCTTGCGTCCGTTAACTCTATTTCATATCGTAAGTCTCAAGTTGTTCGCACGACGTCGGAAAGATCAGCTTGATGTTGAGGCTCCACTAGCATTGCCACCCGCCCCGGCGGGGGAGCAAAGATCTGTAGAGATGTAA
- a CDS encoding ABC transporter permease: protein MKIWHICIFELRRILRIRSVLLNLFILPLLLIFILGTALSSTMGSANEAIPDPVRVGIIQTEKNSGSDAISKALNTFVTSLAVSEMMKVQNIPTEKEAVSALRRGDLDFAVIVPSDLEEQVMEGEEARLQWILGKDGTLNVVGETLFTRFTDELNRQVAAAKVLGPDAVAAMAEHSQTNSANSSYIAVSSPGEVGTSYSASQYYAASMLAMFMLYSGLTTSNSLFGERDKKTLTRLQAAPIGNGVIFAGKIAGNSLIAFLQAIIIVLVTHWLYGVNWGTHPGLIVLICVLITLASMTLGVIVALICKNAASASAALQGFIIAMTFISGGFSPIAVGFVQRISEFTVNHWALQSFLRMMLNAPVSEIMYSIMMLSAVCAVMVAAAAMIYRKAGYRYE, encoded by the coding sequence ATGAAGATATGGCATATTTGCATCTTTGAGTTGAGAAGGATTCTGAGAATTCGCTCCGTTCTGCTGAATCTGTTTATCCTGCCGCTGCTGCTCATCTTTATATTGGGTACTGCTCTTTCCAGTACAATGGGGTCGGCAAATGAAGCCATTCCTGACCCGGTGAGAGTAGGGATCATTCAAACTGAGAAGAATTCCGGTTCAGATGCGATCAGTAAAGCACTAAATACATTTGTGACATCTTTGGCAGTAAGCGAAATGATGAAGGTACAGAACATACCTACTGAAAAAGAGGCTGTAAGTGCACTTAGACGTGGTGATCTGGATTTTGCCGTAATTGTCCCATCAGATCTGGAAGAGCAGGTCATGGAGGGGGAAGAGGCGAGGTTGCAATGGATACTGGGGAAGGATGGCACGCTAAATGTTGTGGGTGAGACTTTGTTTACGCGGTTCACGGATGAACTGAACAGACAGGTCGCTGCGGCGAAAGTGTTAGGTCCTGACGCAGTAGCTGCAATGGCTGAGCATTCACAGACCAATAGCGCGAACTCTTCATATATAGCCGTCAGCAGTCCCGGAGAAGTGGGCACCTCTTATAGCGCTTCACAATATTATGCGGCTTCCATGCTCGCCATGTTCATGCTTTACTCGGGTTTGACAACCAGCAACAGCCTGTTTGGTGAACGGGACAAAAAAACGCTAACTCGCTTACAGGCAGCTCCAATAGGCAATGGGGTCATTTTTGCAGGGAAAATTGCAGGCAACAGCCTAATTGCTTTCTTGCAGGCCATCATTATCGTACTGGTGACGCATTGGTTATATGGTGTGAACTGGGGCACACATCCAGGGTTGATTGTTCTGATCTGTGTGCTGATTACGCTGGCTTCCATGACTCTAGGCGTGATCGTTGCCCTAATTTGCAAAAATGCTGCATCGGCAAGTGCCGCTCTTCAAGGCTTCATTATTGCCATGACGTTTATTAGCGGTGGATTTTCACCCATTGCCGTTGGTTTTGTACAGCGAATAAGTGAATTTACGGTGAATCACTGGGCTCTACAAAGTTTCCTGCGGATGATGCTGAACGCTCCCGTAAGTGAGATTATGTACAGCATCATGATGCTTAGTGCGGTATGTGCGGTAATGGTGGCGGCAGCGGCAATGATATATAGAAAGGCGGGATATCGCTATGAATAG
- a CDS encoding response regulator transcription factor, translating into MSDLNELNNSSHSVHPQSIRLMLADDDSFIRESLKVLLGLDSGITVTGTASNGREALELLESGTIADVVLMDIRMPDCDGVEGTRIIKTRFPEVRVLMLTTFDDDEYIIQALQNGASGYLLKNVPPDRIIQGIKTVHNGDMLIHPDIARKLASLLRPAAAPQTHEPIDSYGLTRMELAVAEAISEGLSNKEIAAKLFLSEGTVKNYVTDILGKLSLRDRTQIAIFMLKK; encoded by the coding sequence ATGTCTGACCTGAATGAATTAAATAACTCGAGCCATTCTGTTCACCCTCAGTCCATTCGGCTGATGCTTGCGGATGATGATTCCTTTATCCGTGAAAGTCTCAAAGTCCTGCTTGGACTCGACTCCGGCATTACCGTTACAGGTACAGCTTCAAACGGCCGGGAAGCTCTGGAACTGCTGGAGTCAGGAACAATTGCCGACGTTGTACTTATGGATATTCGCATGCCAGATTGTGATGGAGTTGAAGGTACCCGAATCATTAAAACACGTTTCCCTGAAGTGCGTGTACTGATGCTTACCACGTTTGACGATGATGAGTATATTATCCAGGCTTTGCAAAACGGAGCCAGCGGTTATTTGCTCAAAAATGTGCCACCTGACCGGATCATTCAGGGCATCAAGACTGTACATAACGGGGATATGTTGATTCATCCCGATATTGCTCGTAAGCTCGCGAGTCTACTTCGTCCTGCTGCAGCGCCTCAGACACATGAACCCATAGACTCTTACGGACTAACCCGTATGGAGCTAGCTGTTGCGGAGGCTATATCAGAAGGGCTGTCCAATAAAGAAATTGCCGCGAAGCTATTCTTAAGTGAAGGCACGGTCAAAAACTATGTTACGGATATTCTCGGCAAGCTTAGTTTGCGCGACCGGACTCAAATCGCCATTTTCATGTTGAAAAAGTAG
- a CDS encoding sensor histidine kinase yields the protein MPMRLLQYGLLIVPAVLYILVLPLEQEDSYTLYIIIALGLAVWKDFSRSGMQRLLLAAEILFSCWLIALYGPFMFFLSLSALYVYMYRLDRTQRWLMLAIQLIASNTALHWYYAPPQELHAWLTLHTNTAIPFSFTQETMARVAGNLLLLITATLSWQGSRSASSRGQLEQVYDELRSKHYELQEAREQLLQFTKQLEGAAQVEERTRISRQLHDDIGHRLIRTKMMSEAALLTLPIHPEQGTEMVRQIRDQLAASMDDMRTTLHKLRPDSYISDAYALDRLLEDVGRETGVKTRYEVRGHSHVLYPSMQIVLYKNAKEALTNALRHGNATTITVELEFGEREICMSIINDGKIHTLSTKEQTKGRHERSRANPGVKSESTGLGMGLEGMRLRTQLVGGKLEIKSDYPYTVITRLPMANKAELI from the coding sequence ATGCCGATGCGGTTGCTGCAATACGGTTTACTCATAGTTCCTGCGGTCCTGTACATTCTGGTGCTACCCCTGGAACAAGAAGATAGCTATACTCTGTATATTATCATTGCGCTAGGACTCGCGGTGTGGAAAGACTTCTCCCGTTCAGGTATGCAGCGTTTGCTGCTTGCGGCCGAAATCCTCTTCAGCTGCTGGCTGATCGCTCTATATGGCCCATTTATGTTTTTCCTCTCCTTATCTGCGCTTTATGTGTACATGTACAGACTGGATAGGACCCAACGGTGGTTAATGCTCGCCATTCAGCTTATCGCCAGCAATACCGCGTTACATTGGTATTACGCCCCACCACAGGAGCTTCATGCATGGCTTACACTTCACACCAACACGGCCATTCCTTTTAGCTTCACCCAAGAGACAATGGCTCGGGTTGCAGGTAACTTGCTTCTGCTCATCACCGCAACACTCTCTTGGCAGGGTTCTAGAAGCGCCAGCAGCCGTGGGCAGCTTGAACAGGTATACGATGAGCTGCGCAGTAAACATTACGAGCTTCAGGAGGCACGCGAACAATTGCTGCAATTCACGAAGCAACTTGAAGGAGCGGCACAGGTTGAGGAACGTACCCGGATATCCAGACAGCTTCATGATGATATTGGTCATCGCCTAATTCGCACCAAAATGATGTCTGAGGCAGCCCTCCTCACCCTACCTATACACCCAGAACAGGGCACGGAAATGGTGAGACAGATTCGGGATCAATTGGCCGCCAGTATGGATGACATGCGAACCACGCTTCACAAATTGCGGCCTGACTCATATATATCCGATGCCTACGCACTAGATCGTCTGCTTGAAGACGTTGGAAGGGAAACGGGTGTTAAAACGCGTTACGAAGTGCGTGGTCATTCACATGTACTCTATCCCAGTATGCAAATCGTTTTGTACAAAAATGCAAAAGAGGCCCTGACCAATGCCCTCCGTCATGGAAATGCCACTACGATTACAGTGGAACTGGAATTTGGAGAAAGAGAAATCTGTATGTCTATCATCAACGATGGGAAGATCCATACCCTTTCCACCAAGGAACAAACGAAAGGAAGACATGAAAGATCTCGTGCTAACCCGGGCGTAAAGTCAGAGTCTACAGGCCTCGGCATGGGGCTCGAAGGAATGCGCCTACGCACACAGTTGGTTGGTGGGAAACTGGAGATCAAGTCGGACTATCCCTATACGGTGATTACACGCCTACCCATGGCAAACAAAGCTGAACTGATCTGA